A genomic stretch from Lathyrus oleraceus cultivar Zhongwan6 chromosome 2, CAAS_Psat_ZW6_1.0, whole genome shotgun sequence includes:
- the LOC127117784 gene encoding BTB/POZ domain and ankyrin repeat-containing protein NPR1: MDNSNEASSSLSFVSSHLSNGSSNAHNEHVANIEIVSLNKLSGSLEKLLSDVVDYDYCDAEIVVEEIPVGIHRCILASRSQFFHELFKKGKDGDSKEEKRTGKPSYQMKDLVCYGTVGYEAFVVFLHYLYTGKLKAPPIEVMTCVDDACIHDSCRPAIDYALELIYASSTFQMKELVLLFQRYLLNFVDKALVEDVIPILVAANHCQLDQLLSHCIQRVARSDMDNIYLERELPHEVMTEIKSLRVQSLPESSPNAMEVEPVIVNDKSVRKILKALDSDDVELLKLLLDESSVTLDEAYALHYACAYCDSKVVQEVLTLGLADILLKNPRGYTVLHVAARRKDPSILCALLKKGACASETTLDGQSALSICQRLTRRKDYNAKTVQCKESHKDRLCVDVLEREMRRNSMSVDMSVLSQLTADDLNMRLDYLENRVAFARLFFPAEARVAIENAEADSTPLYATSPALKGNIKEVDLNETPSFRTRKLQLRLQSLVKTVENGRRFFPHCSEVLDKYLEDEMPDVHVLEKGTEEEQRTKKARFMELRDEVQKAFYKDMAENNHSNISSSLTSTTSSSTRRESLNHKMRRK, encoded by the exons ATGGATAATTCAAATGAAGCATCATCATCATTGAGTTTTGTATCATCACACTTATCAAATGGTTCAAGTAATGCTCACAATGAACATGTGGCAAATATTGAAATTGTGAGTTTGAATAAGCTCAGTGGAAGCCTTGAGAAGCTATTGAGTGATGTTGTTGATTATGATTACTGTGATGCTGAGAttgttgttgaagagattccGGTCGGTATTCATAGATGTATACTGGCTTCTCGGAGTCAGTTTTTTCATGAACTCTTTAAGAAAGGAAAAGATGGAGATTCGAAGGAAGAAAAGCGAACCGGAAAGCCAAGTTATCAGATGAAAGATTTGGTGTGTTATGGTACTGTTGGATATGAAGCTTTTGTTGTTTTTTTGCATTATTTGTATACTGGAAAGTTAAAGGCTCCACCAATAGAAGTGATGACTTGTGTTGATGACGCTTGTATTCATGATTCGTGTCGTCCCGCTATCGATTACGCTTTGGAACTTATTTATGCTTCTTCCACATTTCAGATGAAAGAGCTTGTTTTGCTTTTTCAG AGATATCTTCTAAATTTTGTTGATAAGGCTCTTGTAGAAGATGTCATTCCTATTCTTGTTGCTGCCAATCATTGCCAACTAGACCAGCTTCTCTCTCATTGCATTCAGAGAGTAGCGAGGTCTGACATGGATAACATATATTTGGAAAGAGAACTTCCTCATGAAGTTATGACCGAAATCAAATCGCTCCGAGTCCAATCTCTTCCCGAATCATCGCCCAATGCGATGGAAGTCGAGCCCGTGATTGTAAACGATAAGAGTGTCAGGAAAATCCTTAAAGCATTGGACTCTGATGATGTTGAGTTACTAAAGCTTCTTTTAGACGAATCTAGTGTGACTCTCGATGAAGCCTATGCGCTACACTATGCTTGTGCTTATTGTGATTCTAAGGTTGTTCAAGAAGTTCTTACTTTAGGATTGGCGGATATTCTCCTTAAGAATCCGCGCGGATACACGGTTCTTCACGTGGCCGCGCGACGAAAGGATCCGTCTATTTTGTGTGCGCTATTGAAGAAAGGAGCTTGTGCATCAGAAACCACTCTTGATGGACAAAGTGCTCTTTCGATTTGTCAGAGATTGACGAGGCGGAAGGATTATAATGCGAAAACAGTGCAGTGTAAGGAGTCTCATAAAGACAGGCTTTGTGTCGATGTACTCGAGAGAGAAATGAGAAGAAATTCTATGTCGGTGGACATGTCAGTTTTGTCACAGTTAACTGCGGATGATTTGAATATGAGACTCGATTATCTCGAAAATAGAG TTGCATTTGCTAGGCTGTTCTTTCCGGCCGAGGCTAGGGTTGCCATAGAGAATGCGGAGGCCGATTCAACGCCACTCTACGCAACTTCACCGGCTCTAAAAGGCAATATAAAAGAAGTAGATCTAAATGAAACTCCTTCATTTAGAACAAGAAAACTCCAACTAAGATTACAATCGCTTGTAAAAACAG TTGAGAATGGTAGGCGTTTCTTTCCGCATTGTTCGGAGGTGCTTGATAAGTATCTAGAAGACGAGATGCCCGATGTTCATGTCCTAGAGAAGGGAACCGAGGAAGAGCAAAGAACGAAGAAAGCGCGGTTCATGGAACTTAGAGACGAGGTGCAGAAGGCATTTTATAAGGATATGGCTGAAAATAACCATTCAAATATTTCATCTTCATTGACTTCTACAACATCATCTTCAACAAGAAGGGAAAGTCTTAACCACAAAATGAGGAGAAAATGA